ttaaactatttttttaatttattaaactattttcttttttttttattaaaaggtcccaaagtcgataaacaacacggtctggacggagttgtgtgcgcattgagATAatgaagagacgaaagaaacttcttccaccaactccaccaaccgcaggagcgaccgtaaagggaagggcgtcttcaagcataacttgggtgctcaatctattgcctcaaggataagttcaaccgctttttcttcaattatttaagttttgaaattttattttcttccatttcttctaatttctaatgtttctttaatttatgtttttttcaaggcggaagaaaatgatgacgagccggttgatgattttgccctaatgaagagggcgtataccaacaagaagaccggccagattgatgacggtcttatgagggaagtggtcaccctggtccaaactcaggtgcaagacgaagtgtctcagcttcaaaccgaggatgacgcttcgacggcttcgaccaacttgtcccggtttcgaatcaacgaaatcgttgaatccgtaaattctttttttttaaagttcaattcatttatttcttgatttaaatttggctattttctatttcagtcggttccaaataAGAAGGGACGTtaggtcggtttgggtcgtcgcacccggtcggttcctccttcttctgcaccaccgccttTTGTTGATCCaaaagtacttacggctcagttgaaggacaaggatgatcgcatatctttgttggagacccagatggcggctcaacaggcgggctatgaggcacagaggaggctgaaccagcaaatgatggagatgatgcagaggatgtacccgaacgaggtgtttccgaacgtgcaagacccgtagtttttttttttcaaaaactcggaatgttttatttttatttgtacaactttgaatattatctaatatgtttcgaatttaaatttcaaaaaaaaaaaaaattcaaaaaaattaatttttttttgaaattccgtGGAAATGAACCCTCAGAAATTTCcgtcgaaacttccgaggattggaccatcgaaAAGTCCttcgaaatatcccgaggaagttctccttcggtatattccgaggagctttccgacgaactggtggtcctcggagtttcctcggaaattcgtttccttggaattccgtcggaaatttccgagggatttccgagaaaaaataaattttcgaggagttatttccgaggacttgtttgtcggtatgtcgtcggaataacgttattccgacgatataccgacaattttttttcctcggtatgtcgctGTTTTTTTGTAGTGCGAGATTTCACGGATCTgttgaaaaaattgaaaagagaaTCCGCGAGATTTTGCGATCTCttgaataaattttgtaatactcAATTTGTTggaaaatgaattaaaaaaaagatttcagaAGGGTTGCGATGAAACCACACCAACTAATCTGTTTTGTCAACAATGCAGAATTAATCTGGACCATTGAGATGACATATAGATGTGTGGAGGAGGATAATTCCCTCTAATACACTATTCTTAGTTAGACAAAGAGTTAGTTGCAAGGTGACTAGCTCATTtagaaaaaaggaaagaaataaaCACAGTAAGTAGAAACTGTCCTGGTAGCATAAACTGTCCTATTGtgtaataaaaaacttaaaactgtcCTATGGTGTAATTCTTTCAAGATATAACATAGTTTTTTTAGATATAACGTAGTTAGTAAACGAATAGATACAAAACTAGTGTCACACAGACTCTTATGCATGTCACCATGTCGACATCAAATGGGAAAATAAGAAATAGTAATGACGTATTTTTTATAgctctaaaaaaattgttttctattagaaaaaatattacatgGACATACTTTTCCTTTGCTTGTGTTTTTGTTAGGTTAGGTGAGTATCCAATTATTCAATCTAAATGGGAGGTTGGTGAAGCTTGAACTATCTACCACATGGAAAATTATCCAAAACGTGATTATACTCATTTTATCATTCTATTCTATATTCCTCTTCTAAATggccaaaaaatattattaaaaactacAGAGATCGTAACAAAACTAAATTTTGCCAACTATTTTTTAACTGAGTCGATACTAGTCGAAAGAGACCAATTTCTAACTTAATGACTTTACATATTTTTCTACATACCAGTAAAGTAGTAAACATAACGCGCGTAGAAGGAAACGCTAAGGTAGTGACTTGCGGGGAGATTAAGAAACAGAAAGTCTTCATCACATGTTGACATAGACCTGTACTACTACGCACACAATTTAAGGACCACAAAATCAGTTTCCAATATGAGAGGACGAATATAACCTTCACCTACTCATTAAGATACGCCACCTACTCTCCTCCCCACCCTATCATGGCCCATGTTATGCCTTTCTTTTTTCCTGgataaacaattttattaacAGAATACGATGAAATAACTACAGAATATTCCCTCTTACGTTCCTACAACAACTACTTTGTGTAGTGCCTAGTTGCTTGTTAAAAAGGTTCAGATTATGGGATACCAacgtgtttcaaaaaaaaaagaagggataccaactatattttttttgttgtttgatgACTCTTtaaggtaatttttttatacaaaaagaaaatcaatttaCTAAGtggtaaatttatttttctatagttTTAATTCTAATAATCTTAGCACTTTCCTTAGTCAAGACCACAAAACAtaactgattttttatttaagaaattaaCTTTTGATGTCTTACATTTAAAAGAAGCTTTAGAAACAACTAGCTTTACATATAATTTACAGATGTGATTAATGGATATTGTGAGtgcacaaatatttttttaatgaatattgtAATGTCACagtaaaatatttgtattatttatCTATATAAGCCAATGTTAAAGATCGGTACgcggtaattaaatattttatatgagaTTATTGATTAGGCGAATGCCTAGACCAATTTTCTAGCGCatagaacaatttttttttaaaaaaatagttatagaaaaatatttcatttagatCCGATTTGCAAACTAGGCATCTATGCGCCACCGCTTAAGctgattttaaaacatttataaaagctattaaaatttctaattttttatttttttttttaaatccttatagttttaattattttctttaaagaaACCCAAACGTTTTTACTAATAACCCGATTCTTAAGAATTAGCATACAAAATGCCAAATATATTTTGtctgaatatatttttaaccttAACATAAATCAATCATATTTCTGTACctagtttatttattaaactgaTCAACACCTAAAAATACAATTACTCTAATTATaagagtttattaaaaatgttttttttggtcaaagataATTAATTGTAGTTTTAGAAAAAACAACTAAGGTGGAGATTGCAACACATAACCCATGAGCCActggaatattttattttaaatatatagtttttgaaaAGCAAGACTTCTTAGCTAAACAACATTGgcattttgttaatttatttacgAAAACCAAATATACAATTACACATactcataaatatatttttgtcaacATATACAGACTCCAAACAAGACTTTGTGATACATATTCATAAATCTGATTGTGTATTTTGTTAATTAGGCATTATCAATTATTTCAAGTTTCTTGTTAAAATGcagtaaataaaatatactcgtcacaaatttatttttaaatttttcatatttgtaacttttACCAGTAATTCAATTTATGTACATAAGTAACTGTTCTTTTTTTTCGAAGTTGAAAACAAGAAAATAGTCGGACACAGAGTTAACCAAAACAacttaaataataagtaaaaactAGATATCGACATAGGTGTTGGGTTTTATCCTTTTTAGAAATTgtgtaatgatatttttaaatacttagatgatttacatatttttaggtttttactCATCAGTACTAAACTCACCCGAACTCAAAAGGACCTGATTTGAATCTTcccataaatttataatatccgaacaaaatctaatttcagaacaaaaaaaatctgataccGAACGGGTATCTGCATATCTATTCCTAATTGATCAtgtaaaaaaataactttttttctttttaaccgGTTTGAATTTTTATCTTGAACTAAGCAGTTTTATTCAAACATTTGGAATTATTATGATTaacatgtaaaataaataatgtcaAACTATTATGGTTAATACAATTAGTGAAGTAGTTAAAGAgtgaaaaataaatgtaaaagatataataaaatattttcaaaattggtAAATTCTGTTTTGAAATTCTATACTAGATGTTGTCTGATTATATAGAATTAAAAAAGAACTAGATTtggacccgcacaaccgtgcgggtattagttttcatgtttatatatattttacataattagaatatatttttaagttacttatatatttaaatatttatatataattattttaaatataacaatatgatagttttcatgctgtaaattaattgattattttaaatcatcatatatatttggtatttttttattatatatattttaaaattattttttattcaattattatgatcctgatccgtaattcaaagGCTAGATTtcctttatcaatattttttatgtttattcatttaagataataactatatatacatatatatatatatatatatataagtttatgataaattaattttatacatgaattatctaatttactaatgttaacccgttctaccaacatattatatttctagcataaatttttaatgtttgtgaaaataaaatatattaacttatcagtttaaaataattttatcatatttatttaaatacaatgttttattttaaaatgatacatataactataaaatattaaaatttgatataatttttttcattttataaaagataactgagtatatatatatatatatatattaatgtgtaataacattaatttcattactaattacaaaattagtgaaaatatttatatacaatttttgataattaagatattgttataatgtttttcaacacatttgttaaaaaaaatatatatatatatatatatatatttatattttaaattaaaagatatcaaattatattatgatttaagtagttaaaagattatatattagcattaaggaaatacatttaataaaaaatttaaatgatgatccacataaaaatatcacacatgaatcaatgtGAGTTTGTTAACCAATTCGAGTTTTTAGGAGTCGATGTTATATTatgaatgatatattattaatccatattattattagtaataaatgaatgataactAATTTCTAGTGAgagtccatttttttaaaaaatcacacatgaatcaaggttgtgacttctattttaatatataaaaaaatcctatgtatttttttgtatgtTGCCGACTTGTTTTGataacttaaaaattaaaatacaaaactagatctcgatccgcgcaattGCGcagattttatttttcatttatttttatataatattttgttttcaattctaaattggtatatattatcatatactatcaatttttaaaacataataagtttactgtatatttttcattaaatagattgtttcaaactttcacatgtatttgtatcttcttctatatatatatatttttggattattatttcattattaaaatcgtaactatgaCTCCGAATGTTTACAACCGCCCCACCCCGCACTGCAGTTACCAGTatcaaaaatctctacatataccatatatctatacgtttttataactgttaaaatcgtaccgcagttgaaccgcttgtcccgcaccgctcaaaccgcagtcaccattcggagcctatatatataaagattagtaaaatattgttttattgtcatattcaaagatattgtaacatttaacaaatttagaaagtttttaaaaaattaaacttttcgcttcatagatttatattatcgagtaaataattaaacatttagtttttgtttaattttttatataaactatatagtttaaaatttggtttCACTGGTTTAatgtagtaaagattaatcattgttagataatatgatttttgttatttaaaaaaaactttataattttaaaagttaacatagacaaatatttaaatatttagcatatgaaggtataatattacaatattaaattatatctatttaatttatattatttataaatacaatggatcatctattgtttaaatccaattattgatagcccaataaaaatttctggtaggcccaaaatttaaatgataagattagatattaaatgtaacatgactttctacgAATAAGTCCATTAGgtctaattttaaaaaaaccacacatgaatcaaggttgtgacttgtattttaatatataagattaaaaaagaataaaaaagaagtaagaaatcattttaaaatttgcaattattgttttgtgtttcatttttaatagaataaataatattttcggtGTAAGAGAGTAAAATGGTAAAAGCATCGCGATATTTCTCCCACCACCACACGCAACACACCTAACCAACCAACGCCAAAATTAGCAGAGAGGGGCAAATCCGTAATTACATTACGACTGGTTCCCCGCTTTTAAACCCAACGACCTTCCTTCCACTTCTCTGCTCTCCGATCTCAGATCTCTCACTCACTCATTCTCGGAATCTCAGATCGGACTCTCGTCACCATGGATCCAGTCTCATCCTGGGGAAACACCCCTCTCGTCACCGTCGATCCCGAGATCCACGACCTCATCGAGAAGGAGAAACGCCGCCAATGCCGCGGAATCGAACTCATCGCCTCCGAGAATTTCACCTCCTTCGCCGTCATCGAAGCTCTCGGAAGCGCGCTGACCAACAAATACTCCGAAGGCATGCCCGGTAACCGTTACTACGGAGGCAACGAGTTCATCGACCAGATCGAGAATCTCTGCCAGTCACGCGCTCTCCAAGCCTTCCGTCTCGATTCAGCATCCTGGGGCGTCAATGTCCAGCCCTACTCCGGATCTCCGGCCAATTTCGCCGCTTACACCGCCTTGCTTCAGCCTCACGATCGTATCATGGGGCTTGATCTGCCTTCGGGTGGTCATCTCACGCATGGATACTATACATCCGGAGGGAAGAAGATCTCTGCTACTTCCATCTACTTTGAGAGCCTTCCTTATAAGGTGAACTTCACCACTGGTTACATCGATTACGATAAGCTTGAGGAGAAGGCCATGGATTTCAGGCCTAAGTTGCTCATCTGTGGTGGTAGTGCCTACCCTAGGGACTGGGATTACGCTAGATTGAGAGCGGTTGCTGATAAGGTTGGAGCTCTTTTGCTCTGTGACATGGCTCACATTAGTGGCCTCGTTGCTGCTCAGGTATATTGTCTACTCTTGTTTTTGATGATCTGGATTTTGTGGAACTCTTGACATTGAATCAGTTACGCTTATCGAATCTAGTGTTTTGAGGGTGTATGTATCAAATGAGAGTGTTCTAAGAACCAATCATATCACATTGTTGAAAAAAGTTTAATTTGTCTTTTGGTCTCAACACCTTTAAGCATGTGTGAGTGTGCCATGGGAACTAATAAGTCTGATTAAGACCACTCTAATGTGAGCTGCCAAGATTGAGTTTTGTGCATTTAATCACATTAGCTTATTGAGTTTTTATTTGACCTGCAGGAAGCTGCAAACCCATTTGACTACTGTGACGTTGTGACAACAACAACCCACAAGAGTTTGAGGGGTCCAAGGGCTGGTATGATCTTCTACAGGAAGGGCCCAAAACCACCAAAGAAGGGGCAGCCCGAGGGTGCAGTCTATGACTTTGAGGACAAAATCAACTTTGCTGTTTTTCCTGCGCTTCAAGGTGGTCCTCACAATCACCAGATTGGTGCTCTAGCTGTTGCGTTGAAGCAGGCTAACACTCCTGGTTTCAAGGTCTATGCGAAACAGGTGAAAGCCAATGCTGTTGCCCTTGCAAACTACCTGATGGGCAAGGGATACAGCATTGTAACTGGTGGAACTGAAAACCACCTTGTTCTTTGGGATCTTCGCCCTCTTGGATTGACCGGTAAGTCGAtaatatttgagaaaaaaaaaacaacctttGAGACCATTGTTATTATGAACCAGTCCTAATTTATTTAATTCTGCTTCTGTCAGGTAACAAAGTTGAGAAGCTTTGTGATCTGTGCAACATTACTCTGAACAAGAATGCTGTATTTGGAGATAGCAGTGCTCTTGCTCCTGGAGGTGTAA
The window above is part of the Brassica napus cultivar Da-Ae chromosome C8, Da-Ae, whole genome shotgun sequence genome. Proteins encoded here:
- the LOC106437674 gene encoding serine hydroxymethyltransferase 4, coding for MDPVSSWGNTPLVTVDPEIHDLIEKEKRRQCRGIELIASENFTSFAVIEALGSALTNKYSEGMPGNRYYGGNEFIDQIENLCQSRALQAFRLDSASWGVNVQPYSGSPANFAAYTALLQPHDRIMGLDLPSGGHLTHGYYTSGGKKISATSIYFESLPYKVNFTTGYIDYDKLEEKAMDFRPKLLICGGSAYPRDWDYARLRAVADKVGALLLCDMAHISGLVAAQEAANPFDYCDVVTTTTHKSLRGPRAGMIFYRKGPKPPKKGQPEGAVYDFEDKINFAVFPALQGGPHNHQIGALAVALKQANTPGFKVYAKQVKANAVALANYLMGKGYSIVTGGTENHLVLWDLRPLGLTGNKVEKLCDLCNITLNKNAVFGDSSALAPGGVRIGTPAMTSRGLVEKDFEKIGEFLSRSVTLTLNIQKEHGKLLKDFNKGLVNNKEIEELKADVEKFSASYEMPGFLMSEMKYQD